The Daucus carota subsp. sativus chromosome 9, DH1 v3.0, whole genome shotgun sequence genome window below encodes:
- the LOC135149426 gene encoding uncharacterized protein LOC135149426, which translates to MITEIKKKNLLFLILFHTSHTETYTQTLIYTNSDLHNYNNFNNTNGCLFPENLETLCILDSFFQKPLDLSNLKYLRKLEIKGSEVKIMPNNISSLSRLEQLHIPGGLVIWREDISVVAKPILVEINKLPHLKSLQIKFELSEPFQNTNIFDNLVLFNICVGEDWSNYERADLSYKTSIELLGYHEESLKSLVKKAEYVKLKQSDINVSSILDSNQEAFTELKKLHIEECDETEHLARMSQGEIQQTSFSKLSYLIIKRCSSLKYLFCYSVAKCLTQLQELIIKDCPVMEAIVMNDGSSNEDIINFSNLKELKLSEVPRLRSFRRENKDAMMQPSSRFQPLFHIMVEFPCLVDLELISCGRFNLEPIEFTSQLKSLNISGDHEMQIPSKWQPQLHNLETLILNRCWSPELKSLQFQRLKVLRVCRYSGCSALFTFSSFRSLQQLEELEISGCALLEEIVEDDIVSGISKKTMTLSRLETVVLRDLPNLKSFIHNANHEGFVPSLREVEVENCGLSSLFPFSEFTCLKILKISRCALLEEIVENIRSDEVSGMNKKTITLFQLDTIILKDLPKLKSFIYSANHECLLPNLYSVSVSNCGLSSLFMWSASGSLRSLRNLLVQDCRMLEGIFEYARGDETSVTSEHISICLSKLGLLELRNMPDLKTFIHGANYDCYMPDLWHMEVYNCGFSTLFTCSVFRNLQKLYRLKVSNCRLLEDIVEDAKGDETPDANAKTITLPQLWFIE; encoded by the exons ATGATaacagaaattaaaaaaaaaaacctcttGTTCCTTATTCTGTTCCACACCTCACACACTGAAACAtatacacaaactctgatatacacaaactctgatttacaTAATTACAACAACTTTAACAACACGAATGGTTGCTTGTTTCCTGAAAACCTAGAAACTCTCTGCATTCTGGATAGCTTTTTCCAAAAACCTCTTGATTTATCAAACCTGAAATACCTTCGAAAGTTAGAAATCAAGGGGTCGGAAGTGAAAATCATGCCAAACAACATATCCAGCCTATCCAGACTAGAACAATTGCATATACCTGGTGGATTGGTGATTTGGCGTGAAGATATTTCTGTTGTTGCGAAACCGATTTTGGTCGAGATTAATAAACTACCCCACTTGAAAAGTTTGcagataaaatttgaattatctgagccttttcaaaatacaaatatatttgataatctagtattatttaatatatgtgtgGGTGAGGATTGGTCAAATTATGAAAGAGCAGATTTGTCTTACAAAACATCGATTGAGTTGCTAGGCTATCATGAAGAAAGCTTGAAAAGTCTGGTAAAGAAGGCTGAATATGTGAAATTGAAGCAGAGTGATATTAATGTGAGTAGTATCTTGGACAGCAACCAGGAAGCATTCACAGAATTGAAAAAGCTGCACATTGAAGAATGTGACGAAACGGAGCATCTAGCAAGGATGTCACAGGGTGAGATTCAGCAGACATCTTTTTCTAAACTATCCTATTTAATAATCAAAAGATGTTCCTCTTTAAAATACCTCTTCTGCTACTCTGTTGCAAAATGTCTCACCCAGCTGCAAGAGTTGATAATAAAAGACTGCCCTGTGATGGAAGCAATAGTAATGAATGATGGCTCAAGCAATGAAGATATCATAAACTTCTCCAATTTAAAAGAATTGAAGCTAAGCGAAGTGCCGAGACTCAGAAGCTTCCGCAGGGAAAATAAAGACGCCATGATGCAGCCCTCTTCCCGGTTTCAACCTCTATTCCATATAATG GTTGAATTCCCTTGCTTGGTGGATTTGGAACTAATCAGCTGTGGGAGATTTAACCTGGAACCTATAGAGTTCACCAGCCAACTAAAGAGCTTGAATATAAGCGGTGATCACGAGATGCAAATTCCGTCTAAATGGCAGCCTCAATTACATAATCTTGAAACACTCATTTTGAATAGATGTTGGTCGCCTGAGCTGAAATCTTTACAGTTCCAAAGGCTGAAGGTGCTTAGAGTTTGCAGATACTCCGGATGCTCTGCTCTTTTCACATTCTCAAGCTTTAGAAGTCTACAACAACTCGAAGAACTAGAAATTTCAGGTTGTGCTTTGTTGGAAGAAATTGTGGAGGATGACATCGTTTCTGGCATTAGTAAGAAGACTATGACACTCTCTCGCCTGGAGACGGTTGTTCTAAGAGATTTACCAAATCTGAAAAGTTTTATTCATAATGCAAATCATGAGGGCTTTGTCCCGTCTTTAAGGGAAGTGGAAGTTGAGAATTGTGGATTGTCTTCTCTTTTTCCATTCTCAGAGTTCACGTGTCtcaaaattctgaaaatatCAAGGTGTGCTCTTTTGGAAGAAATTGTGGAGAATATTAGGAGTGATGAGGTTTCTGGCATGAACAAGAAGACTATTACACTCTTTCAACTCGATACAATTATTCTTAAAGATCTACCAAAGCTCAAGAGTTTTATCTACAGTGCAAATCATGAGTGCCTACTGCCAAATTTATACTCTGTTTCAGTCAGTAATTGTGggctctcttctcttttcatgtGGTCAGCCTCTGGAAGTTTACGAAGTCTAAGAAACTTACTTGTTCAGGATTGCAGAATGTTAGAAGGCATATTTGAGTATGCAAGGGGAGATGAAACTTCTGTTACGAGTGAACATATTAGTATCTGCCTCTCAAAACTCGGGTTACTTGAACTCAGAAATATGCCAGACCTAAAAACCTTCATCCACGGTGCAAATTACGACTGCTATATGCCGGATTTATGGCATATGGAAGTTTATAACTGTGGATTCTCTACTCTCTTCACGTGCTCTGTTTTCAGAAATCTCCAAAAACTCTATCGTTTGAAAGTATCAAATTGCAGATTATTAGAAGACATTGTGGAAGATGCAAAGGGTGATGAAACTCCTGACGCAAATGCCAAGACTATCACACTCCCTCAACTCTGGTTTATAGAGTAA
- the LOC108201290 gene encoding LOW QUALITY PROTEIN: disease resistance protein At4g27190 (The sequence of the model RefSeq protein was modified relative to this genomic sequence to represent the inferred CDS: inserted 1 base in 1 codon) — MVGLSDIPSVGKLVDRISNAAVDAIFRGFRYMFCYKDLVKTLDSQVEKANTEEERVSTKVAAERANGELIKPHVDKWQKEAEEIKESAHKFAEKYKNRHSCRCIQCVPIPNPVSRFRLGREAVQKTERLTELINSGKELLANEIAHLAPGENLPKTNTEFQEFQSRKYAYVELWHALITESSPVLGIYGMPGVGKTRMMEQLWKDAEEKKIFNKVTRGNVGNEKLDVIHLQKQIAGHLDCNFVSEDNVESRASQLKQSLLNAGKTLVILDDVWREIPLDVIGIPFGDGNSPMGSKXLLTSREEKVCLSNKCQTLVKITPLQSDEAWDQFKNIVNSAQIDSMHDESLAKKVCDKCGGLPLLIQAISKALQFETHNSWVDALEQLEKGEFVNIPGVEPQVYACVELSINKLHGDAKSCLFLCSLFDEDADIPMSKLIQLATGSHLVSGILGKLGYYQWLILSDRLLCCSIPKKMIVSNFMMSSEM; from the exons ATGGTTGGTTTATCTGATATTCCAAGCGTAGGGAAACTAGTGGATAGAATATCTAATGCTGCAGTTGATGCCATCTTCCGTGGATTCCGTTACATGTTCTGTTACAAGGATCTTGTTAAGACTCTCGATTCCCAAGTTGAAAAAGCTAACACTGAGGAGGAAAGGGTGTCCACAAAAGTTGCTGCAGAAAGAGCTAATGGTGAACTAATCAAGCCTCATGTAGATAAGTGGCAGAAAGAGGCTGAAGAAATCAAGGAGAGTGCCCATAAGTTTGcagaaaaatacaaaaacagaCATTCATGCAGGTGCATTCAGTGTGTGCCTATTCCCAACCCCGTCTCTCGTTTTCGACTTGGCCGAGAGGCGGTGCAGAAGACTGAGAGGCTAACTGAGCTCATTAATTCCGGAAAGGAGCTCCTGGCTAATGAAATTGCACATCTTGCGCCAGGTGAAAATTTACCCAAAACTAATACCGAGTTTCAGGAATTTCAATCCAGAAAATATGCTTATGTGGAGCTATGGCATGCGCTAATCACTGAAAGCTCTCCGGTCCTTGGTATATATGGAATGCCAGGAGTGGGGAAAACTAGGATGATGGAACAACTATGGAAAGATGCTGAGGAGAAGAAGATCTTTAACAAGGTCACACGAGGGAACGTGGGTAATGAAAAGCTGGATGTAATACACTTACAGAAACAGATTGCTGGGCATCTAGATTGCAACTTTGTATCGGAAGATAATGTGGAAAGCAGAGCCTCTCAGCTTAAACAAAGTTTATTGAATGCGGGCAAGACCCTCGTCATACTAGACGATGTATGGAGGGAAATTCCACTAGATGTTATTGGAATTCCCTTTGGTGATGGAAACAGTCCAATGGGTTCCA ATCTCTTGACATCTCGAGAGGAAAAAGTATGCTTAAGTAACAAGTGCCAGACTCTTGTTAAGATTACACCCCTGCAAAGTGATGAAGCGTGGGATCAGTTTAAGAATATTGTCAATTCTGCTCAAATTGATTCTATGCATGATGAATCTCTGGCAAAGAAAGTTTGTGATAAATGCGGGGGTTTACCACTCTTAATTCAAGCGATCAGTAAAGCGCTCCAATTCGAAACTCACAATTCATGGGTGGATGCACTTGAACAACTAGAGAAGGGTGAATTTGTAAACATTCCTGGAGTAGAACCACAAGTATATGCTTGTGTAGAATTGAGTATCAATAAATTACACGGCGATGCCAAGTCGTGTCTTTTTTTGTGTTCCTTGTTCGACGAAGATGCTGACATCCCGATGTCTAAGCTGATCCAGTTGGCAACAGGGTCACACCTTGTATCTGGGATTCTGGGGAAACTCGGGTACTATCAATGGTTGATACTCTCAGATCGTCTTCTTTGTTGCTCGATTCCGAAGAAGATGATAGTATCAAACTTCATGATGTCATCAGAGATGTAG